CGGCACCGCCGCCGTGCCGGTGGACGGGTTCTGTGTGCGCATCGGCGCCATGCGCTGCCACAGCCAGGCGCTGACCTTCAAGCTGAAGAAGGATGTGCCGCTGGCCGACATCGAAGCCATGATCGCGGCCGACAACGAATGGGTGAAGGTCGTCCCCAATACCCGCGAAGCCACCATCAAGGACCTGACGCCGGTGGCCGCCACCGGCACGCTGACCATTCCGGTCGGCCGGATCCGCAAGATGGCCATGGGCCCGGAGTATGTCGGCGCCTTCACCGTGGGCGACCAGTTGCTGTGGGGTGCCGCCGAGCCGCTGCGCCGCATGCTGCGCATCCTGCTGGACCGCTGATCCTCCGTTGGCGGTGCGCTGAGCGCGGCGCCGTGTTTCCGGATGCGTCCTCACGGCGAAGCGGAATCGGTCCTGCGATACACATAGAAGAGAAGGGCGCCTGAGAGGTCTCGGCGCCCTTTTTTCATTTGCGTGACGTTTGACGTCTTCAGGCGCGCGGTTCGGTGCCGAAAAAGGGAGTTGAGATGTCGGATGGACGGTGGATGCCTGGCTCCAGGCGGTGCGGGAGTCCGTCGTGAGATCGGTCACGGTGGGCTTGGGCCGGTCAGCGGCTGGCGGCGGCGTTGCCAGCAAACGACAAGCTGGTAACCGGCTGTGAACCAGCGCTGGCTCATGGCTGCTATTCAGGAGCTACCTCAGCAACGGACCGTATATGCTTGCCACCGTTGTGATTTTCTACCGCGGGAACGGACCGTGCCTTGCTGAACGCTCGAGCCGCACAACAACAATACGTCATGACAGGCGGTCCTCTTCGTGTGGCCGCCTTGTTGCTTTGGGGGACGCCTTGAAAAAACATTCGAGCGCATATGCGCGATTTGCACTGAGCCAAGTGGCCGCGGTTACCGCTTTGGGACTGGCGGCAGGTTCGGCCTGGGGGTTGGGACTGGGCAAGCTGACGGTGCAATCGGCGCTGGGTGAAACCCTGCGTGCCGAGATCGACATCAGCAGCATGACGCCCGACGAGGCTTCCTCGTTGAAGCTGCGGGTCGCTCCGCCGGAGTCCTACCGCTCCACCGGTCTGGACTACAACGCCATCCTGACCAGCACGCAGGTGCAGCTGGCCCGTCGTGCAGACGGCCGGCCCTACCTGAAGCTGACCAGCGACCGCGCGGTTCAGGAACCGTTCGTGGACGTGATCCTCGAACTGAGCTGGAGCAACGGCCGCCTGGTGCGCGAGTACACGCTGCTGTTCGATCCCCCCAGCAATGGCAACGTCGCCCGCAACAATGAAGGCGGCGCCTCGCCGGTGATCTCGGCCCCCGCGCCCAGCACCAGTGCCCAGGCGTCGTCGCCGTCGGCCGCCAGTGGCAGTCGGTCGACCGCCTCGGCGTCGGCGTCCCCGAACGGCTCCGCTTCGCGTCCTCGCGCCAACGCGCCCGCTCCGGCCGCCGCGCCGGCACCGGCCACCGGCGCCAGCGAATACACGGTCCAGCCAGGTGACACGCTCTCGCGCATCGCCTCGCGCACCCAGCCTTCCGGCGTCTCGCTGGACCAGATGCTGGTCGGCCTGTATCGCAACAATCCGGACGCCTTCATCAGCAACAACATGAACCGGCTGAAGTCCGGTGCCGTGTTGCAGGTGCCGGGCAGCGAATCGCTGTCCAGCATCCCGCCCAAGGAAGCCCGTCAGGTCATTCAGGCGCAAAGCAGCGACTTCGGCGGTTACCGTCAGCGTCTGGCCGAAGCGGCCCCGACCCTGAAGGCCACCGACAGCGAGCGCCAGGCCAAGGGCAATGTCCAAGCCGCCGTGGAAGAGCGCAAGTCGTCCGCGGCCCAGGCGCCGGACAAGCTGACGCTGAGCAAGCCGGGCGCGGCCACCGAAACCAAGGTGTCGAAGGAGACCGAGAAGAAGGACTCCGCCACCCGCGTGGCCGAACTGACCCGCAACGTGGAAGAGCTGAAGAAGCTTTCCGCCGCTGCCAAGCCCTCTGCACCGACCACCGCCGCTGCACCGGCCCCAGCGCCCACGCTGGCACCCGTGCCTGCGCCGGCGCCGGCGCCGATCCCTCCGGTGACCGTGGCCGCCAATGTGCCGGAGGCCGCTTCTGCCGTGGCCTCGGAGCCGGCCTCCAGTGCCACCGCCGAGGCGGCGGCCTCGGAGCCGGTGATGGCGGCCTCGGCGCCGCCCAAGCCGATCGTCGTGCCGCAGCCGCAGGTTCAGGAAGAGCCTGGCTTGCTCGAAAAGCTGGGCGACTACCTGCCTGCCATCGGTGCGGCCCTGCTGGTGATCGTCGGCGGCGTGGCCTTCACCCGCTGGAAGGCGAAGAAGGATGCCGCCAACCGCGGCGAGACCGCCTTCGCCGAAAGCCGTCTGGCACCGGACTCGTTCTTCGGCCACAGCGGCGGTCAGCGCGTCGATACCCGTGACGGCACCTCGACTGGTCAATCGTCGATGAGCTACTCGCTGAGCCAGCTCGACGCGATCGGCGATGTCGATCCCGTGGCCGAAGCCGATGTGTATCTCGCCTACGGCCGGGATCTGCAGGCCGAGGAAATCCTGAAGGAAGCGCTGCGCGCCAATCCGGAGCGTCTGGCGATTCGCGTCAAGCTGCTCGAGGTCTACGGCAAGCGTCGCGACATCAAGGGCTTCGAGCAACTGGCCATCCAGCTGTATGCTGAAACCAAGGGTCAAGGCGAAGACTGGGCCAAGGTGCAGGAACTGGGCCGCCAGGTGGATCCCGAGAATCCGCTGTACCAGCCCGGCGGCGCGCCGATCACCCTCAGCGGTGATGACGAGGACCGTCCCGAGCCGATGAATGCGAGCACGCTGCCCGCTGCTGCCGCCGGCATCAGCATGGGCCATGGGGCCGACACCGCCATCGCCCGCGCTGCCGCCGCTGCAGCGCCGCGCGACAGCGGTCCGTCCAGCCTGATGGACCTGGACCTGGATCTGGACCTGAACACGCCGCCGCCGCCTGCACCGGCCATGGCCGCCACCCAGGCGCTGCCGAGTTCGGTCAACCAGCCGCCGATGAGCATGGATCTGGACCTGGGCGGCGTCTCTGCGCCGGCCGGCCCGGCCAGCAAGCAGGAGCTGGAGTTCGACCTGGGTGACCTGGGCGACCTGGATGATCTGGGTCAGCAAGGCCGTCCCGCCAAGGCGGCGCCCGCCCCGGATGATTCGCTGGATTTCGATCTGTCCAGCATCAACCTGGACCTGCCGAGCACCGGCGACGACAAGCCGGCCAGCCGTTCCTCGGCCAACAGCGTCCCCGAGCTGGAGCTGCCCGACCTGAGCGCACCGGCCCGCGCGCCGTCGGCGGACACGATGAGCCTGGACGACCTGGGTGTCGACCTGGACAGCATCGATCCGAACGACGACGAAGGCCTGCAGCGTCAGCTCGAGCTGGCGGAAGAGTTCCGCCAGATCGGCGACACCGAAGGCGCCCGCGATGTGCTGCAGGAGCTGGTGGCCAAGGCCGACGGCCCGCTGCGCAGCCGCGCCCAGGCGATGCTGGACCAGCTGCGCTAAAGTCCGCGCTGGTTCACGACAAGGCGCTCGGCCTGGCCGGGCGCCTTTTTCTTTTTCTGGATCGCAATCGGAGCAGTGGATGCGCGTGGCGCTGGGCGTGAGTTACCGCGGCGGGGCCTACAAGGGCTGGCAGAGCCAACCGGGGGGCGGCACGGTGCAAGACCGTCTGGAGGCCGCGCTGGCGCAGTTCGCCGCGCAGCCGATCCGCACCATCTGCGCCGGGCGCACCGACACCGGCGTGCATGGGCTCAATCAGGTCGTCCACTTCGACTCGCCGGTCGAGCGCGAGCCGTTCTCCTGGGTGCGCGGTACCAACCGCTATCTGCCGCCCGACATCGCCGTCCAATGGTCCGCCTTCCCAGGGGACGACTTCCATGCCCGCAACTGGGCACGCGGCCGTCGCTACTGCTATTTGCTGCTGGAATCCAATGTCCGGCCGGCGATCGAAAGCGGCGCCTGCGGCTGGATCTTCCGCCCGCTGGACGGGGACGCGATGCGCGACGCCGCCGCTCGGCTGATCGGCGAGCATGACTTCAGCTCCTTCCGCTCCGCCGAGTGCCAGGCCGCCTCGCCGATCAAGCAGCTGCGGGCGATCGACGTCCATCGGCGCGGTTCCTACTGGCGCTTTGAATTCGATGCCAGCGCCTTCCTGCATCACATGGTCCGCAATTTGATGGGCTGCCTGATCGCGGTGGGCACCGGCAACCGCCCGGCCAGCTGGATCGACGAGGTGCTGGCCGCCCGCTCGCGCGATGCGGCGGCACCGACCTTCGCGCCTGACGGGCTTTACTTCGTCGGCCCTTATTACGATGCGCACTTGGAATTGCCGCAGCGCACCGCCGCCATGGACTGGCTGCCCTGACGCGCGCCTGGCCCGTCATGGTGTCCTGACCGGTGCCTGAACGGGCCTTGGCCGGTCACGGGTCACGCTTTGACGCCCGCTGGATCGACCTGGAAGATGACCCTCATGAGCCGTACCCGAATCAAGATCTGTGGCCTGACCCGAGAGGCCGATGTGGACGCCGCCGTTGAAGCCGGCGCTGACGCCATCGGCCTGGTGTTCTATGCGCCCAGCCCGCGTGCGGTGACGGTGGCCCGAGCCGCGGAACTGGTGCGCCGTCTGCCGCCGTTCGTGACGCCGGTGGGCCTGTTCGTCAATGCCGATGAGGCGACGATCGATGCCGCGCTGCAGGCGCTGCCCCAGTTGCTGCTGCAGTTCCATGGCGACGAGACGCCCGAGCAGTGCGCACGCTGGGCGAGACCCTACTTGCGAGCGGCCCGCATGGCGGAGGGCTTTGATTTGTTAGACTTCGCCCATCGTTTCTCCAGCGCCCAAGCTGTGCTGCTCGACGCCTTCGTCGACGGCTACGGTGGGGGTGGAAAGGTGTTTGATTGGTCACTGCTGCCTCCAAGCGTTCCCTCTCCGGTCGTTTTGTCTGGTGGGTTGAGTGCAGCCAACGTGATCGATGGCGTGCGGAAGGTCCGGCCCTGCGCCGTTGACGTCAGTTCCGGCGTCGAGGTCGCCAAGGGCCTCAAGGACGCCGACAAGATGCGCCAGTTCTGCGACGCCGTGCGCGAGGCCGATCGTCTGATCGCCGCACCTGCGCGCGCCTGAGCGTCGCGCCACACCTATTGCACAAGGGGACATCCCATGTCTTCCACGATCGCTTCCACGTCCGCCGCTTCGTCGGCGCCCGAGCAACTGTCCGCGGCACTGCCCGGCTATGCGCAACCCGATGCCCAGGGACGCTTCGGCCCGGTGGCCGGCGGCCTGGCTCAGGGCTATTACGGCGGACGTTTCGTCGCCGAAACCCTGGTCCATGCGCTGGACGACCTCAACGCGGCCTATGACCGCTACAGCCGCGACCCCGAATTCCTGCGCGAGTACAAGTACGAGCTCGCTCACTTCGTGGGCAGGCCCAGCCCCATCTATCACGCCCGCCGCCTGAGCGAGGAACTGGGCGGCGCCCAGATCTTCCTGAAGCGTGAAGACCTGAACCACACGGGTGCCCACAAGGTGAACAACACCATCGGGCAGGCGCTGCTGGCCCGGCGCATGGGCAAGAAGCGGGTGATCGCCGAAACCGGAGCCGGCCAGCACGGCGTGGCCACCGCCACCATCTGCGCCCGCTACGGCATGGAATGCGTGGTCTACATGGGCTCCGAGGACGTCAAGCGGCAGTCGCCCAATGTCTACCGGATGAACCTGCTGGGCGCGACGGTGGTGCCGGTCGATTCCGGCTCCAAGACCCTCAAAGACGCGCTGAATGAAGCGATGCGTGACTGGGTCACCAACATCGAGTCGACCTTCTACATCATCGGCACCGTGGCCGGTCCGCATCCCTATCCGATGATGGTGCGCGACTTCCAACGCATCATCGGCGACGAATGCCTGGTGCAGATGCCGGAGATGATCGGCCGGCAGCCGGACGCGGTCATCGCCTGCGTGGGCGGCGGCAGCAATGCGATCGGGATCTTCTATCCCTACATTCCGCATGCCGATGTGCGCCTGATCGGCGTGGAAGCGGCCGGCCATGGCGTGGACACGCCCAAGCATGCCGCGACCCTGTCCGCCGGCACGCCCGGCGTGCTGCACGGCAATCGCACCTATCTGCTGCAGGATGCGGCGGGTCAGATCATCGAGACCCATTCCATCTCCGCCGGCCTGGACTATCCCGGCGTGGGCCCGGAGCATGCCTACCTGAAGGACATCGGCCGCGCCGAGTATGTCGGGGCGACCGATGCGGAGGCGCTGTCCGCCTTCCACCGGCTGTGCCGCACCGAGGGCATCATCCCCGCGCTTGAATCCAGCCATGCGATTGCGCATGCGATCAAGCTCGCGCCGACGATGCGTCCGGACCAGCATCTGCTGATCAACCTCTCCGGCCGCGGGGACAAGGACATCGGCACCGTGGCCGACTTGTCGGGCGCCACCTATTTCGACCGTCCGTCCATGGCCGGCCATGCCGTCAAGGGCGGCGCCGAGCTGAACGGAGCTGCACGATGAGCCGCATCCAGACCACCTTCGACCGGCTGCGTGCCGCAGGCCGCAAGGCCCTGATCCCCTATGTCACCGCCGGTGATCCCTACGCGGACGTCACCGTCGAGCTGATGCTGGCGATGGCCGAGGCCGGTGCCGACGTGATCGAGCTCGGCGTGCCGTTCTCCGACCCGATGGCCGATGGCCCGGTCATCCAGCGCGCCAGCGAGCGGGCCCTGGCCAAGGGCATCACCTTGCGCGATGTGCTGGCGATCGTGCGGGAATTTCGCACCCGGGATGCCGAGACGCCGATCGTCCTGATGGGCTATGCCAATCCGATCGAACGCTTCGGTCCCGAGGCCTTCGTCCTGGAGGCCAAGGCCGCCGGCGTGGACGGCGTGCTGGTGGTGGACTATCCGCCGGAGGAATGCGTGGCCTTTGCCGCCGCGCTCAAGGCGCAGGCGATGGACCCCATCTTCCTGCTGGCGCCGACCTCCACCGATGAGCGGGTCGCGCTCATCGGCCGCATGGCCAGCGGCTATGTCTACTATGTCTCGCTCAAGGGCGTGACCGGGGCCGGGCATCTGGACACAAGCGCCGTGGCCGACGCGATGCCCCGCCTGCGGGCCCACATCAGCGTGCCACTGGGGGTGGGGTTTGGCATCCGGGACGGCAAGACCGCGGCGGCGGTTGCGCGCGTGTCGGACGCGGTGGTGATCGGTTCGGCCCTCGTCCAACTGATCGAGTCCCAGACGCGCGATAATGTCGCGATCCAGGCTGCGGCGTTCATCCGAGACATCCGCGCCGCGCTGGACGCCTGACCCGGCGCGCAGCGCCCCGGACGCCCAGTGACAACCAAGGAGCCCGCCATGAGTTGGCTTGAGAAACTTCTCCCGCCCAAGATCCAGCAAACCGATCCCGACCAGCGCCGCACGGTGCCGGAAGGCCTCTGGATCAAGTGCCCGTCCTGCGAAACGGTGCTGTACAAGACCGACCTGGAGCAGAACGTCAATGTCTGCCCGAAGTGCTCGCACCATCACCGGATCGGCGCCCGCGCCCGTCTGGACGCCTTCCTGGACGGCGAAGGCCGTTATGAAGTCGGCCAGGAGATCCTGCCGGTCGATGCGCTGAAGTTCAAGGACAGCAAGAAGTATCCCGACCGGCTCAAGGAAGCCCTGGAATCCACCGGCGAGACCGATGCGCTGGTGGTCATGGGTGGCGCCGTCATGAGCGTGCCGGTGGTGGCCGCCTGTTTCGAGTTCGACTTCATGGGCGGCTCGATGGGCTCGGTGGTCGGCGAGCGTTTCGCGCGCGGCGTGGAAGCGGCACTGGAGCAGAAGACTCCGTTCATCTGCTTCACCGCGACCGGCGGCGCCCGGATGCAGGAAGGCTTGCTCTCGCTGATGCAAATGGCCAAGTCCAATGCGGCACTGACCCGGCTGGCCAAAGCCAAGCTCCCCTACATCTCGGTGCTGACCGACCCGACCATGGGTGGCGTGTCCGCCAGCTTTGCGTTCGTGGGTGACATCGTCATCGCCGAGCCCAAGGCGCTGATCGGCTTTGCCGGCCCCCGTGTGATCGAGAACACGGTGCGTGAGAAGCTGCCCGCCGGCTTCCAGCGCGCCGAGTTCCTGATGGAGAAGGGTGCGGTCGACATGATCGTGGACCGTCGCAAGCTGCGTGATGTCATCGCCCGCAGCCTGGCCATGCTGCAGCGCCAAAGCGCCGACGCCGTCGCTTGATTCCGGACCGGTCGCCAGTGGCGGCCGCCCGGTCCCCCTGCCTGCACGGCCAGACCCGCAACGGTCTGGCCGTCTTCATTTGTGCCGCTTCGCCCTCATCTGCAAGTGTCCTGGGATCCAACGACCGGGCCTGGCTCACACAAGCCCCGATCGTTCGATCGACAGCCTCAAGCCGTCCTGACCAGGAAGGCGGTGTGGCCGGGCCCCAGGTCCTTTCAGTGAGCCCGGCATGCTGGATCCACTGACGCGGACGGGCCGGCGGCGCGCCTGATCGGGCCGTCCTGGCTGACGCATTCGTTCGATCGCCCCCCTCAGCTTCTGCGAACCTCGATGTCCTCCACTGCACACTCCTCCTCGACCCCTGAAGCTCAGCAAGCGCTGGACGCCTGGTTGGCGCACTGCGAACGGCTGCATCCCAAGGAAATCGACATGACCTTGGCTCGCGTGGCCAAGGTGCGCGACGCGCTCGGCCTGACCTTTGGTGAACACACCCCGGTGGTGATGGTGGCGGGCACCAACGGCAAGGGCTCGACCTGCGCCATGCTGGAAAGCATCGCGCTGCAGGCCGGCTACCGGGTCGGGCTCTACATCAAGCCGCATCTGGTGCACTTCCAGGAACGCTGCCGCATCGGCGGAAAGCCGGTGGATGCGGCCGACCTGGTGCCTCATTTCGAGGCGGTGGAAGCGGCCCGGGGCGACCAGGCGCTGACCTATTTCGAGTTCACCACCCTGGCGATCCTGCATCGGCTGGCCGCCGAGCCGCTGGATCTGGTGATCCTGGAGGTCGGTCTGGGCGGGCGGCTGGATGCGGTCAATGTCATCGACGCCGATTGCAGCGTGATCACCAGCATCGACCTCGACCACACCGAATACCTGGGCCCGGATCGCGAATCCGTGGGCCGCGAAAAGGCGCACATCATGCGCGCCGGGCGTCCGGTGGTGGTGTCCGATCCGATGCCGCCTGAGTCGATCGCCGCGCATGCACAGGCGATCGGTGCCGATCTGCGTCAATTAGGCCGTGATTTCAACTACAGCGGCGATCGTCAGCAATGGCAGTGGGCCGGCCGGTCGCGTCGATTCAGCGGCATGGCGTATCCCGCGCTCCGGGGCGTCAACCAGCTGTTGAATGCGGCCGGCGTGCTGGCGGTGTTCGAAGCGCTGTATGACCGCCTGCCCATCAGCGCGCAGGCGGTGCGGACTGGGCTGGCCCTGGTGGAGCTGCCCGGGCGGTTCCAGGTCGTGCCGGGCTCGCCGATGCTGGTGCTGGATGTGGCCCACAACCCGCATGCGGTGGCTGCGCTGGCGCAGAACCTGGACCAGATGGGCTTCTATCCGAGGACCCGGGCGGTGTTCGGCGCCATGGCGGACAAGGACTTGGCCAACATCCTGGCGCGCATCGCCCCGCTGATCGACCACTGGCATTTTTGCGACCTGCCCATCGCCCGTGCGGCGACCGCCCAGGCGCTGACGGGGCAATTCGAGGAGGCGCGGGCCCGGGGGCTGCTCAAGCCGCCCGCTGGCGTGACCACCAGCCTGCATGCCAACCCGGCCGACGCCTTGGCCGCTGCTGCGGCTCAAGCAGACCCCGCTGATAGAATTTTGGTCTTTGGTTCGTTCTATACGGTGGGCGGTGTGCTCAAGGACGGCATCCCGCGCCTGGGCACCGGCGTTCAGCCTGAATCCGACACGGCTTCCGATGCGCATTGAACGTCGCTGAACCTTGAATTCAAACTGACGCAGTTGAAGACGGCGGCCTTGACCGAACATCGGAAGAGGCCGCTTTCCGCGCCGGTGCCTGACGAGGGCGCCGGCGCTTGCATTCCGGTCGTGCGGCGTCCGAAGCCTGGACGCTCACGGCCACAACCTGGCAATCAAGCGACATGGGTCTGTTGTCCTTCCTGAAGCGCAGTGAATCCGGCGAGACCGCCCGGCCGGCGAAGGCGGGACGCGC
The Roseateles amylovorans genome window above contains:
- a CDS encoding FimV/HubP family polar landmark protein; the protein is MAAVTALGLAAGSAWGLGLGKLTVQSALGETLRAEIDISSMTPDEASSLKLRVAPPESYRSTGLDYNAILTSTQVQLARRADGRPYLKLTSDRAVQEPFVDVILELSWSNGRLVREYTLLFDPPSNGNVARNNEGGASPVISAPAPSTSAQASSPSAASGSRSTASASASPNGSASRPRANAPAPAAAPAPATGASEYTVQPGDTLSRIASRTQPSGVSLDQMLVGLYRNNPDAFISNNMNRLKSGAVLQVPGSESLSSIPPKEARQVIQAQSSDFGGYRQRLAEAAPTLKATDSERQAKGNVQAAVEERKSSAAQAPDKLTLSKPGAATETKVSKETEKKDSATRVAELTRNVEELKKLSAAAKPSAPTTAAAPAPAPTLAPVPAPAPAPIPPVTVAANVPEAASAVASEPASSATAEAAASEPVMAASAPPKPIVVPQPQVQEEPGLLEKLGDYLPAIGAALLVIVGGVAFTRWKAKKDAANRGETAFAESRLAPDSFFGHSGGQRVDTRDGTSTGQSSMSYSLSQLDAIGDVDPVAEADVYLAYGRDLQAEEILKEALRANPERLAIRVKLLEVYGKRRDIKGFEQLAIQLYAETKGQGEDWAKVQELGRQVDPENPLYQPGGAPITLSGDDEDRPEPMNASTLPAAAAGISMGHGADTAIARAAAAAAPRDSGPSSLMDLDLDLDLNTPPPPAPAMAATQALPSSVNQPPMSMDLDLGGVSAPAGPASKQELEFDLGDLGDLDDLGQQGRPAKAAPAPDDSLDFDLSSINLDLPSTGDDKPASRSSANSVPELELPDLSAPARAPSADTMSLDDLGVDLDSIDPNDDEGLQRQLELAEEFRQIGDTEGARDVLQELVAKADGPLRSRAQAMLDQLR
- the truA gene encoding tRNA pseudouridine(38-40) synthase TruA — encoded protein: MRVALGVSYRGGAYKGWQSQPGGGTVQDRLEAALAQFAAQPIRTICAGRTDTGVHGLNQVVHFDSPVEREPFSWVRGTNRYLPPDIAVQWSAFPGDDFHARNWARGRRYCYLLLESNVRPAIESGACGWIFRPLDGDAMRDAAARLIGEHDFSSFRSAECQAASPIKQLRAIDVHRRGSYWRFEFDASAFLHHMVRNLMGCLIAVGTGNRPASWIDEVLAARSRDAAAPTFAPDGLYFVGPYYDAHLELPQRTAAMDWLP
- a CDS encoding phosphoribosylanthranilate isomerase — its product is MSRTRIKICGLTREADVDAAVEAGADAIGLVFYAPSPRAVTVARAAELVRRLPPFVTPVGLFVNADEATIDAALQALPQLLLQFHGDETPEQCARWARPYLRAARMAEGFDLLDFAHRFSSAQAVLLDAFVDGYGGGGKVFDWSLLPPSVPSPVVLSGGLSAANVIDGVRKVRPCAVDVSSGVEVAKGLKDADKMRQFCDAVREADRLIAAPARA
- the trpB gene encoding tryptophan synthase subunit beta translates to MPGYAQPDAQGRFGPVAGGLAQGYYGGRFVAETLVHALDDLNAAYDRYSRDPEFLREYKYELAHFVGRPSPIYHARRLSEELGGAQIFLKREDLNHTGAHKVNNTIGQALLARRMGKKRVIAETGAGQHGVATATICARYGMECVVYMGSEDVKRQSPNVYRMNLLGATVVPVDSGSKTLKDALNEAMRDWVTNIESTFYIIGTVAGPHPYPMMVRDFQRIIGDECLVQMPEMIGRQPDAVIACVGGGSNAIGIFYPYIPHADVRLIGVEAAGHGVDTPKHAATLSAGTPGVLHGNRTYLLQDAAGQIIETHSISAGLDYPGVGPEHAYLKDIGRAEYVGATDAEALSAFHRLCRTEGIIPALESSHAIAHAIKLAPTMRPDQHLLINLSGRGDKDIGTVADLSGATYFDRPSMAGHAVKGGAELNGAAR
- the trpA gene encoding tryptophan synthase subunit alpha, with translation MSRIQTTFDRLRAAGRKALIPYVTAGDPYADVTVELMLAMAEAGADVIELGVPFSDPMADGPVIQRASERALAKGITLRDVLAIVREFRTRDAETPIVLMGYANPIERFGPEAFVLEAKAAGVDGVLVVDYPPEECVAFAAALKAQAMDPIFLLAPTSTDERVALIGRMASGYVYYVSLKGVTGAGHLDTSAVADAMPRLRAHISVPLGVGFGIRDGKTAAAVARVSDAVVIGSALVQLIESQTRDNVAIQAAAFIRDIRAALDA
- the accD gene encoding acetyl-CoA carboxylase, carboxyltransferase subunit beta: MSWLEKLLPPKIQQTDPDQRRTVPEGLWIKCPSCETVLYKTDLEQNVNVCPKCSHHHRIGARARLDAFLDGEGRYEVGQEILPVDALKFKDSKKYPDRLKEALESTGETDALVVMGGAVMSVPVVAACFEFDFMGGSMGSVVGERFARGVEAALEQKTPFICFTATGGARMQEGLLSLMQMAKSNAALTRLAKAKLPYISVLTDPTMGGVSASFAFVGDIVIAEPKALIGFAGPRVIENTVREKLPAGFQRAEFLMEKGAVDMIVDRRKLRDVIARSLAMLQRQSADAVA
- the folC gene encoding bifunctional tetrahydrofolate synthase/dihydrofolate synthase, with amino-acid sequence MSSTAHSSSTPEAQQALDAWLAHCERLHPKEIDMTLARVAKVRDALGLTFGEHTPVVMVAGTNGKGSTCAMLESIALQAGYRVGLYIKPHLVHFQERCRIGGKPVDAADLVPHFEAVEAARGDQALTYFEFTTLAILHRLAAEPLDLVILEVGLGGRLDAVNVIDADCSVITSIDLDHTEYLGPDRESVGREKAHIMRAGRPVVVSDPMPPESIAAHAQAIGADLRQLGRDFNYSGDRQQWQWAGRSRRFSGMAYPALRGVNQLLNAAGVLAVFEALYDRLPISAQAVRTGLALVELPGRFQVVPGSPMLVLDVAHNPHAVAALAQNLDQMGFYPRTRAVFGAMADKDLANILARIAPLIDHWHFCDLPIARAATAQALTGQFEEARARGLLKPPAGVTTSLHANPADALAAAAAQADPADRILVFGSFYTVGGVLKDGIPRLGTGVQPESDTASDAH